The region GCGCCGAGCCGGTAGGGCTGCCAGGAACCCGCGCCGACCAGGTTGATCACCGCGGCGACCTCGGTGTCGGCCAGCAGCCGTTCGCTGCCGGAGGCCGGCGTCACCTCGACCGCCGCCACGCCGCGTTGACCGAGCAGTTCGCGCAGCGCCTTGGCGCGCTGCCTGCTGTTCCGGTCGAAGCCGCGGGTGATGGCGACGGCCCCGGAGCCCGCGGCGGCGGACTGCGCGGCGTCGGCCAGACCCGCCAGCGGTTCCCAGACCCGCGCGGGATCCGGCCTGCGGTCGCGGCGGGAGCGGGACGTCAGGGTGGCGTCGGTCGTGGTGTCCATTGCCCACACCTTATCGGCTGGGTTAGGTGGTCCTCACCGGATGGTGACTGTGAGATCGCTCGCGGCGATCTAGCCGCAACCCGCGGTGCGAGCTGCATCCCCCGCACCCCGAGCGGTCGGCCCCTAGCTGTCCCAGACCCGGACGACGAGATCGGCGTCGAGCTCCAGCCGCTCGTCCACCCGCTGCTCGCACTCCGGGCAGCGGTCGGTGATGGCCCGGCTCCTCGGCTCGCGGGAGGCGGGCCAGGTCTCGTAGGGGATCTTCACCTCCGCCGCGCACAGCGCGGGCACCCGGTCGCCTGCGGGCCGGGCGCCCGGGCTCTCGGTGATCGCATGGCGCATGCGCTGCCCGGGCGGGACGATCCACCACACCTGGGCGCGGTCGGACAACATCATCTGCTACCCCTCCGATCACGGCGCCGGTTCGGCGGCCTCCGCGGCTGTCGATCTTGGCTTCGCTTCCTGAGGACGGGCGAACCCGGGGATCGGTTGCATGCGAATCCGCGCCCGACCAGTGGCCCGGGGATGCGGTGGGTTGTTAGGTTGGTCCTGCTGACGCGGGGTGCCCGGGCTTCCGGGCTGAGAACACACCCGTTGAACCTGACCTAGCTCGCACTAGCGGAGGGACGTCAATGATTCCCAACGTGCTGTCCGTCGCCGGGACCGATCCGAGCGGCGGCGCCGGTATCCAGGCAGATCTCAAGGCGTTCTCCGCCAACGGCGCTTACGGGATGTCGGTGATCACCGCGCTGGTCGCGCAGACCACCACGGGTGTCACCGCGGTCCGGGAGGTCGCGCCGGAGTTCGTCACGGCCCAGCTCGACACGCTGCTCGACGACGTGCGGGTGGACGCGGTCAAGATCGGCATGCTCGCCAACGCCGGGATCATCCGCGCGGTGGTCGCCGCGATCGACCGGTACGCGCCGCGCCACGTCGTGCTGGACCCGGTGATGGTGGCCAAGAGCGGAGACCGGCTGCTGGCGCCCGAGGCGGTGGCGGTGCTGCGCGACGAGCTGCTGCCGCGCGTGGACCTGATCACGCCGAACCTGCCGGAGGCCGCCGACCTGCTCGGCGAACCCGAGACCACCAGCGCCGACGACATGCCCGCGGTGGCCGAGCGGCTGGCGGCTCTGGGCGCCAAGCAGGTCCTGCTCAAGGGTGGCCACCTCGACGGCGAGTCCAGTGTGGACGTCCTGCACGGCGGCGGCGCCACCGAGTTCCTGACCAGCCCGAGGGTCGCGACCACCAACGACCACGGCACCGGCTGCACCCTGTCGGCGGCGATCGCGGCGCTGCGCCCGCAGCGGCCGGACTGGCCGAGCGCGGTCCGCGAGGCCAAGCAGTACCTGACAACCGCGCTGCGCGAGTCCCACCGGCTGGACGTCGGTCACGGCCACGGGCCGGTGCACCACTTCCACCAGTGGTGGTGACCCAACCCCGACGAGAGGACGCGATGAGCAAGCTCCCCGCCCCGCCCGCCGACGGCTTCTGTGCCCGGGCGTGGGCCCGCACCGCCGATCTCCAGCAGGCGATCGTCGAGCACCCGTTCAACGCCGCGCTCACCGACGGCTCGCTGGACCGCGACCGGTTCGCCTTCTACATCGTTCAGGACGCCCGCTACCTGGTCGGGTTCGCCCAGGCGCTCGCGGCGGCATCGAGCCGGGCCGACGACGCCGAGGACGCGGCGTTCCTGGCCGGCGCCGCGCAGGGCGCCCTGGTGGAGGAGCGGCGGCTGCACGCCGGTTACGTCGAGGAGTTCGGCCTGACCGAGCAGGAGGTCTCCGGTGTCGAGACCTCGCCGTCGTGCCTGGCCTACACCTCGTTCCTGCGGGCCAACGCGCTGACCGAGCCGTACCCGGTGGTGGTGGCCGCGCTGCTGCCGTGCTTCTGGGTCTACCAGCACGTGGGCAGCACGATCCTGGAGGCGACCGGCGGCGCCGCGGACCACCCCTACCACCGCTGGATCTCCACCTACGCCGACGACGAGTTCGCCGCGGCGGTGCTCTCGGCGCGGGAGCTGACCGACCGGCTCGCGGCGGCGGCCGACGAGCCGATGCGGGAGCGGATGCTGGCGGCGTTCGTCCGCGCCACCGAGTACGAGTGGCTGTTCTGGAACAGCGCGTGGGAGCGGGAGGAGTGGCCGACCGCCCGTTGGCTCGCCGACCGGCCCGTGGGAGCATCCGCGGGCGCGTAACGCCAGCCTCGGCTCGGACCGATGTCGAGGACGAGTCGCAGGTCGTGGGTGCGCCCACCGGGAGCAGGGTTCGGTGCTGTGGGCGGTTCCGTTCTGATCATCCTCATCGGGATGCTGGTGCCGGTGCTGGCCGCCGCGCCCTTCTACGTCCTCGACCACCGGGCGCAGCGCCGTGCGCGCGAGGAGGCCGAGCAGGCGTTGGCGGCCGCGGGGGAGGCGGAGTCCGAGGGCGACGCCGAGGCAGATGCCGAGGCCGTCGAGGACGCGGCCCCCGGTGACAGCGC is a window of Saccharopolyspora erythraea NRRL 2338 DNA encoding:
- the thiD gene encoding bifunctional hydroxymethylpyrimidine kinase/phosphomethylpyrimidine kinase, translated to MIPNVLSVAGTDPSGGAGIQADLKAFSANGAYGMSVITALVAQTTTGVTAVREVAPEFVTAQLDTLLDDVRVDAVKIGMLANAGIIRAVVAAIDRYAPRHVVLDPVMVAKSGDRLLAPEAVAVLRDELLPRVDLITPNLPEAADLLGEPETTSADDMPAVAERLAALGAKQVLLKGGHLDGESSVDVLHGGGATEFLTSPRVATTNDHGTGCTLSAAIAALRPQRPDWPSAVREAKQYLTTALRESHRLDVGHGHGPVHHFHQWW
- the tenA gene encoding thiaminase II, with amino-acid sequence MSKLPAPPADGFCARAWARTADLQQAIVEHPFNAALTDGSLDRDRFAFYIVQDARYLVGFAQALAAASSRADDAEDAAFLAGAAQGALVEERRLHAGYVEEFGLTEQEVSGVETSPSCLAYTSFLRANALTEPYPVVVAALLPCFWVYQHVGSTILEATGGAADHPYHRWISTYADDEFAAAVLSARELTDRLAAAADEPMRERMLAAFVRATEYEWLFWNSAWEREEWPTARWLADRPVGASAGA